The Pseudodesulfovibrio sediminis genome includes the window GACCCGACCATCGGTTCCATGTCCGGCAAGACCGCTCTGATCATCCTGACTGACGGTGAATCCAACACCGGTGCCGATCCGCTGGCTGCCGCTCAGGCCCTGCACGATCAGTACGGTGACAATCTGTGTGTTCACATCATCAGCTACGCAGACACTGCCGCCGGTGAACAGACCATCAAACAGATGCGCTCCATCTTCCCCTGCTCCGTTGCAGCCACGTCCGAATCCCTGATGGAAGCCGGTGCCATGGATGCATACGCCAGCAAGGTCTTCTACGAAGAAGTCGCAGACGCTCAGGCCCCCGCACCTGCTCCGGTCGTGACGCCTGCAGCTCCCGAAGTCGTATCCTTCAACCTGAACTTCGGCTTTGACAAGTACGAGATCCTGGACGACATGGTCCCCGTACTGGAACAGGCCAAGATGATTCTGGAAGAAACCCCCTCCGCCACCTTCGTGGTTGCCGGTTACACCGACTCCACCGGAGCCGACACCTACAACCAGGGTCTGTCCGAACGCCGCGCCAACTCCGTGGTCGAATGGTTGACCAAGAACGGCGTCTCCGCTTCCCGTCTGGAAGCAGTGGGCTACGGCGAAACCAATCCCAAGTTCGACAACGGCACCAAGGAAGGCCGCAAGCTGAACCGCAGGGTTGAAATTCGCACCAAGTAACGTTATGGTACTCAAGGTTGGGCGGCACTGCCGCCCAACCTACTGCTCTGGTTAAAGGAACCACACCATGATGAAATTCATACTCCCTGCCGTCTTGGCGGCTTTTTTGATCGGGGCTTTTTTTGCGCCCATAGCCTGGGCCGGTCCCTCCACAGATGTGGCCTCTGCCGCACCGGGCAATGCGAATGCGCCTGTCACCAGCAAGAACATGCCTGCCTATCTGGATGAAGACCTGGCCAGCAAGCATGCCAACTTCTCCAAATTTGCCCGGATCAGGGTCAACTCCCTGAACCTCAATCACGGCATGTCCAAAACCCGCATGCAGATTGTCAAACAGGCCGACGGGACATACAAGGCGCGTTATCACGTCATCGACTCTAATACCGTCGTCCCCAAAGTCCGCCGCTCCAGCTCCAAATCCGTTCCTTATGTAGCTGTCCTCAAATTTCAAGAGGTCATCATGGAAGCAGTGGGCGAATCTCCGGAGGCGTGTCGCAAAGGCACATTCTCTCCGGTTCAGATTATCCCCAACCGCCAGATTTTCAGCTACAAAAAAGGCAGCTGGAAATAACTCACAGGCATCGCACTTTCAGCAGACCAACTGGTCTGCTCTTTTCGCATGCTCAAGCCACGGAGCCACTCCTATGGATGGGAAAACCCGCAAAAACATTCGCCCAGGCCAGCGCGTCAATATCGTCCTCAAAAAAGATCAGCGCAGCGGTCGCCTGACAGAAGGTATCGTAGCCAAACTCCTGACCAAATCCCCTACTCACCCCCACGGCATCAAGGTCCGGCTTGAAGATGGACAGGTTGGGCGAGTCAAGGAAATCCTGGACACCCAGGAGGCATAGGCATGCGCATCTGGGTAGACGCGGACGCCTGTCCCAATGTCGTCAAGGAAATCATATTCAAAGCCGCAGCACGGTGTGAGGTCAGAGTCACACTGGTCGCCAATATCCCGCTCAGAGTACCGACCTCACCGCTGTTCGACTCCATTGTCGTGAGCGAAGGATTTGACGAAGCGGACAAGGAAATCGCCCGACAGGTGCAACCCGGCGATCTGGTCATCACCGCAGACATCCCACTGGCTGACGCCATCGTGGCCAAAGGCG containing:
- a CDS encoding YwbE family protein produces the protein MDGKTRKNIRPGQRVNIVLKKDQRSGRLTEGIVAKLLTKSPTHPHGIKVRLEDGQVGRVKEILDTQEA
- a CDS encoding YaiI/YqxD family protein, whose protein sequence is MRIWVDADACPNVVKEIIFKAAARCEVRVTLVANIPLRVPTSPLFDSIVVSEGFDEADKEIARQVQPGDLVITADIPLADAIVAKGATGLNPRGELYTEENIKGLLRMRNLMEELRSGDMVHGGPPPFGPKDKQGFTNQLDKFLTRNAKKPALK
- a CDS encoding OmpA family protein, whose product is MRQSRKLLLLTLTAVMALSFAFASTASAKKVKRVDNFIILLDHSGSMAMKYSDSKVKKINMAVNNIQAMDKAVPAELGYNSGMFAFAPFAELTAPGAYAPNALTQSVDGLETEYEIFNRRTPLGGGVADIDPTIGSMSGKTALIILTDGESNTGADPLAAAQALHDQYGDNLCVHIISYADTAAGEQTIKQMRSIFPCSVAATSESLMEAGAMDAYASKVFYEEVADAQAPAPAPVVTPAAPEVVSFNLNFGFDKYEILDDMVPVLEQAKMILEETPSATFVVAGYTDSTGADTYNQGLSERRANSVVEWLTKNGVSASRLEAVGYGETNPKFDNGTKEGRKLNRRVEIRTK